In Anticarsia gemmatalis isolate Benzon Research Colony breed Stoneville strain chromosome 5, ilAntGemm2 primary, whole genome shotgun sequence, the following are encoded in one genomic region:
- the JMJD5 gene encoding jumonji domain containing 5 produces the protein MALIRNISRQLEEYKPKVSEALVEVNDTDPASKSLLYRYIRTTESDDRSSKIRIQAIIDYMYEKINIGNWKEVKPYVRKTITIASYLKLLAHVKYSDEDVETLIKQSFKIIDFGILFGCPLDKVPNLLQNCATILRTVNDAENTLVSYRIQNFPSTSSSETDAAKFNATPIEVLDCPSMERFLKTCILAEKPVVLTNCINHWPALRNWKDSNYFIRLAGPRTVSIEVGSKYTDSNWTQKLVTMEEFIDQYIYQNKGPVGYLAQYQLFDQIPELKEDILEPEYCCFSKSNKPVEVSAWYGPKGTVSPLHHDPKKNLLTQVIGEKRLFIFSPSDSQYLYPHDHELLKNTAQVDPRKPDLKKHPRYASATPYFCILKPGQMIYIPPKWWHFVESLSISFSVSFWWE, from the coding sequence ATGGCACTAATACGAAATATCAGTAGACAATTGGAGGAATATAAGCCCAAGGTTTCTGAAGCATTAGTAGAAGTTAACGATACCGATCCGGCCTCCAAATCcttattatataggtacataagaACCACAGAATCCGATGATCGATCGTCGAAGATAAGAATTCAGGCAATAATCGATTACATGTACGAGAAAATCAACATCGGTAACTGGAAAGAGGTGAAACCGTATGTAAGAAAAACAATCACTATCGCTTCATATTTGAAGTTATTAGCTCATGTTAAATATTCTGACGAAGATGTCGAGACATTGATTAAGCAATCATTTAAGATAATAGATTTTGGAATTTTATTCGGCTGTCCTTTGGATAAGGTGCCTAATTTACTACAAAACTGTGCCACTATACTCAGAACCGTAAACGATGCAGAGAACACTCTTGTTTCTTATAGAATACAAAATTTTCCTTCTACCAGCAGTAGTGAAACAGATGCAGCCAAATTTAATGCTACACCAATAGAAGTACTGGATTGTCCTAGTATGGAGCGTTTTTTGAAAACCTGTATTCTAGCAGAAAAGCCTGTTGTATTGACTAACTGTATAAACCACTGGCCAGCACTACGTAACTGGAAAgattctaattattttataagacttGCTGGACCTAGGACCGTTTCTATTGAAGTAGGAAGCAAGTATACTGATTCTAATTGGACTCAAAAGCTGGTTACTATGGAAGAATTCATTGATCAATATATTTACCAAAACAAAGGACCTGTTGGGTACCTTGCGCAATACCAGCTGTTTGATCAAATACCGGAATTAAAGGAAGATATATTAGAACCTGAGTATTGTTGTTTTTCAAAAAGCAATAAACCTGTGGAAGTCAGTGCCTGGTATGGTCCTAAAGGAACAGTCTCACCACTACATCATGACCCGAAAAAGAACCTCCTGACTCAAGTGATTGGTGAgaaaagattatttatattttcacctTCAGATTCTCAGTATTTGTACCCTCATGATCATGAATTGCTAAAAAACACTGCACAAGTTGATCCACGGAAACCAGACTTGAAAAAACATCCCAGATATGCGAGTGCCACTCCATACTTTTGTATATTGAAACCCGGACAAATGATCTACATCCCACCAAAATGGTGGCATTTCGTTGAGTCACTGTCCATAAGTTTCTCAGTGAGTTTTTGGTgggagtaa